A part of Sugiyamaella lignohabitans strain CBS 10342 chromosome D, complete sequence genomic DNA contains:
- the IST2 gene encoding Ist2p (Cortical ER protein involved in ER-plasma membrane tethering; one of 6 proteins (Ist2p, Scs2p, Scs22p, Tcb1p, Tcb2p, Tcb3p) that connect ER to the plasma membrane (PM) and regulate PM phosphatidylinositol-4-phosphate (PI4P) levels by controlling access of Sac1p phosphatase to its substrate PI4P in the PM; localizes to the mother cell in small-budded cells and to the bud in medium- and large-budded cells; mRNA is transported to the bud tip by an actomyosin-driven process; GO_component: GO:0033101 - cellular bud membrane [Evidence IDA] [PMID 11030653]; GO_component: GO:0033101 - cellular bud membrane [Evidence IDA] [PMID 13679573]; GO_component: GO:0032541 - cortical endoplasmic reticulum [Evidence IDA] [PMID 23237950]; GO_component: GO:0016021 - integral component of membrane [Evidence IEA]; GO_component: GO:0016021 - integral component of membrane [Evidence ISM] [PMID 12192589]; GO_component: GO:0016020 - membrane [Evidence IEA]; GO_component: GO:0005886 - plasma membrane [Evidence IDA] [PMID 11030653]; GO_component: GO:0005886 - plasma membrane [Evidence IDA] [PMID 17234190]; GO_component: GO:0005886 - plasma membrane [Evidence IDA] [PMID 23237950]; GO_function: GO:0008289 - lipid binding [Evidence IDA] [PMID 19453974]; GO_process: GO:0090158 - endoplasmic reticulum membrane organization [Evidence IGI] [PMID 23237950]; GO_process: GO:0072659 - protein localization to plasma membrane [Evidence IMP] [PMID 24416406]; GO_process: GO:0060304 - regulation of phosphatidylinositol dephosphorylation [Evidence IGI] [PMID 23237950]), with protein MASAQPEARVQLPEKTGVSTAASGADAGGSEKSHIDLKGVEEIRPDYAIQISLTNSKPKDLANIEKLTSALASVGLYSQVRQGNLGKSLILVKASTKSVSERSVKSLVKDWLHEIPTPSIDSAHTDGALELSESLSPSDRLRIIYDAITNPPEDGGAGVRPHLGEWSFVDSIFALQDSALNREWLKRLSKQWIIRDSELDFIQKQFGEKIALYFGFLQFYFLWSLVPAVVGIITQNFLGAYSTVYAVINLVWGLSFVEAWKRREEQLSIRWGVKGTSAIEVRRLEFQPDSTIPDPITGELRPYYASWKRILKQVSFIPFALTFILVLVAFQSSVFVIEIFLTQIYSGPFKQFLAFVPTILLAGCTPQISAIYTFIAKKLNAFENHETEESYELAYTQKQFIFNFFVSYMGLFLTAYVYLPFGHLIIPHLDSLRQLLHFHAGQEIPITDAFELNKHRLHQQVIYFAITAQVVSFAMETVVPYVKRIVFGYITKYTTGEVIFDDAPEEAKFLSQVRTQADLPDYDVQEDYRQMVVQFGYTILFSPVWAYSPLASSINVWFQIRGDAAKICLDGRRPVPRRAETIGPWLGNLSFLTWLSSLTTASIIAMYSALSNHTDSLLTVVDEKAHHHPIVQAKPWTILAVILISEHGFFAARSLISAIVKSIPTKEGFEAGKNRYDLRKRHLKSEEIINANVVSETNPVENEWKSVSKRELSDQIEKALIPPKTLKDKKNQ; from the coding sequence ATGGCGTCTGCTCAACCTGAAGCACGCGTCCAGCTTCCTGAGAAGACTGGTGTCTCCACGGCGGCCAGTGGTGCTGATGCCGGTGGGTCTGAAAAATCCCATATCGATCTCAAGGGTGTCGAGGAGATTCGTCCTGATTACGCAATCCAGATTTCTCTTACCAATTCCAAACCTAAAGATTTGGCCAATATCGAGAAACTGACTTCGGCCTTGGCTTCAGTTGGTCTTTATTCACAGGTCCGTCAGGGCAATCTTGGTAAATCTCTTATTCTTGTTAAAGCCAGTACTAAATCTGTTTCTGAAAGATCAGTTAAATCATTGGTCAAGGACTGGCTTCATGAGATTCCTACTCCTTCAATTGATAGTGCTCATACTGATGGGGCCTTGGAACTGTCTGAATCTCTTAGTCCTTCTGATAGATTAAGAATCATCTATGATGCTATTACCAATCCACCCGAAGACGGTGGTGCGGGAGTTCGTCCTCATTTGGGCGAATGGTCGTTTGTTGATAGTATTTTTGCCCTTCAGGATTCGGCATTGAACCGGGAATGGCTCAAACGTCTTTCTAAGCAATGGATCATTAGAGATAGCGAGCTGGATTTCATCCAGAAACAGTTCGGTGAGAAGATCGCGCTttattttggatttttaCAATTCTATTTCCTGTGGTCTCTTGTCCCAGCAGTTGTTGGTATTATCACTCAGAACTTTTTAGGTGCTTATTCAACTGTTTATGCTGTTATCAATCTTGTATGGGGACTTTCGTTTGTTGAAGCATGGAAACGACGTGAAGAACAATTATCAATTCGTTGGGGTGTTAAAGGAACAAGTGCTATTGAAGTTCGTAGACTGGAATTCCAGCCTGATAGTACTATTCCAGATCCTATTACTGGTGAGTTGCGTCCTTATTACGCCAGCTGGAAACGGATCTTGAAGCAAGTTTCGTTTATTCCATTTGCACTTACGTTTATCCTCGTGTTAGTTGCTTTCCAGTCGTCCGTATTTGTGATTGAGATTTTCCTCACTCAAATTTATAGTGGTCCTTTCAAGCAATTCCTTGCTTTTGTTCCCACTATTCTGCTTGCCGGATGTACTCCTCAAATTTCCGCCATTTATACATTTATTGCCAAGAAATTGAACGCTTTTGAGAATCACGAGACTGAAGAGTCGTATGAACTGGCCTATACTCAGAAgcaatttattttcaacttttttGTTTCCTACATGGGCCTCTTCTTGACTGCTTATGTCTATCTTCCTTTTGGTCACCTTATTATTCCTCACCTGGATTCGCTCCGTCAGCTTCTACATTTCCATGCTGGTCAGGAGATTCCTATTACTGACGCGTTCGAACTCAATAAACATAGACTCCACCAGCAAGTTATCTACTTTGCTATTACCGCCCAAGTTGTTTCTTTTGCAATGGAGACGGTTGTTCCCTATGTCAAGAGAATTGTATTTGGTTATATCACCAAGTACACCACCGGTGAGGttatttttgatgatgctCCCGAGGAAGCCAAGTTCTTGTCTCAAGTGCGTACTCAAGCTGACCTTCCCGATTACGACGTGCAAGAGGATTACCGTCAAATGGTTGTCCAATTTGGTTACACCATTTTGTTCTCGCCAGTGTGGGCTTATTCTCCTTTGGCCTCGTCTATCAACGTGTGGTTCCAAATCCGTGGTGATGCTGCCAAGATTTGTCTCGATGGAAGAAGACCCGTGCCTAGAAGAGCTGAAACTATTGGACCCTGGTTGGGCAACTTGTCGTTTTTGACCTGGTTGTCAAGTTTGACCACTGCCTCGATCATTGCCATGTACTCTGCTCTTAGTAACCATACCGATTCTCTGCTCACTGTGGTTGACGAAAAAGCACACCACCATCCTATTGTTCAAGCTAAGCCCTGGACTATTTTGGCAGTTATTCTTATCTCTGAACATGGCTTCTTTGCTGCTCGTTCTCTCATCAGCGCCATTGTAAAGAGCATTCCTACTAAGGAAGGTTTTGAGGCTGGAAAGAACAGATACGACTTGCGCAAACGTCACTTGAAGAGTGAAGAGATTATCAACGCCAACGTCGTCAGTGAGACAAACCCAGTCGAAAATGAGTGGAAATCTGTCTCTAAGAGAGAGCTATCCGACCAGATTGAAAAGGCCTTGATCCCTCCAAAGACTCTTAAGGACAAGAagaatcaataa
- the LHP1 gene encoding Lhp1p (RNA binding protein required for maturation of tRNA and U6 snRNA; acts as a molecular chaperone for RNAs transcribed by polymerase III; homologous to human La (SS-B) autoantigen; GO_component: GO:0005730 - nucleolus [Evidence IDA] [PMID 11720288]; GO_component: GO:0005654 - nucleoplasm [Evidence IDA] [PMID 11720288]; GO_component: GO:0005634 - nucleus [Evidence IEA,IEA,IEA]; GO_component: GO:0005634 - nucleus [Evidence IDA] [PMID 10564276]; GO_component: GO:0030529 - ribonucleoprotein complex [Evidence IEA]; GO_function: GO:0003723 - RNA binding [Evidence IEA,IEA]; GO_function: GO:0003723 - RNA binding [Evidence IDA] [PMID 7799435]; GO_function: GO:0003676 - nucleic acid binding [Evidence IEA]; GO_function: GO:0000166 - nucleotide binding [Evidence IEA]; GO_function: GO:0000049 - tRNA binding [Evidence IDA] [PMID 19749380]; GO_process: GO:0006396 - RNA processing [Evidence IEA]; GO_process: GO:0008033 - tRNA processing [Evidence IMP] [PMID 9150139]), with product MSENVAVAEPVKVQDNGVPASTTTTETAAASTAAKSSNVKSDASVLPESSDPAEILKQVEFYFSNENLPNDKFLYKLSLKNEGWVPIATICMFARMKRFRPVSAVVEALRGSKELLEVSEDGELVRRKIPLVEPKKEEKQDAFARSIYAKGFGEETATSQFDIEKFFETFGKFKQVRLRRDNDKKFKSSVFVEFASLEDAEKFLALDPKPKYNDVELLTMSKQAYVDMKAAEHGFTAHASGKNYRKFNAFKDDVHNNKKRRGGDNNNRNRNDNKRRRGPNDRNRERENKDKENKTTEDTQPSTDAAPSTEPATESAPAPAPVETAAEN from the coding sequence ATGAGCGAGAACGTTGCAGTTGCCGAGCCAGTTAAGGTTCAAGATAACGGAGTGCCtgccagcaccaccactacaGAAACCGCTGCTGCATCCACAGCTGCTAAGAGCTCGAATGTCAAGTCGGATGCTTCAGTTCTTCCAGAGTCGTCTGATCCAGCCGAGATCTTGAAGCAGGTGGAGTTCTACTTTTCCAACGAAAACCTTCCTAATGATAAATTTTTGTACAAGCTGTCGCTCAAGAACGAGGGCTGGGTTCCTATTGCTACCATTTGTATGTTTGCCCGTATGAAGAGATTCAGACCCGTCagtgctgttgttgaggctCTGCGTGGATCTAAAGAGCTTCTGGAAGTTTCAGAAGATGGAGAGCTTGTCAGAAGAAAGATTCCTCTTGTAGAGCccaagaaagaagagaagcagGATGCCTTTGCCAGATCTATCTATGCCAAAGGTTTCGGTGAAGAGACTGCTACTTCGCAGTTTGATATTGAGAAGTTTTTCGAGACATTCGGAAAGTTCAAGCAAGTGCGTCTTAGAAGAGATAACGACAAGAAGTTCAAGTCGTCTGTGTTTGTGGAGTTTGCCAGTCTTGAGGATGCAGAGAAGTTCCTTGCTTTAGACCCCAAGCCCAAATATAACGATGTCGAGCTTTTGACCATGTCTAAGCAAGCTTATGTCGATATGAAGGCAGCCGAGCACGGATTCACTGCCCATGCCAGTGGTAAGAACTACCGCAAGTTCAACGCTTTCAAGGACGATGttcacaacaacaagaagagaagaggcGGTGATAACAATAACCGTAACCGAAACGATAacaagagaagaagaggaccTAATGACAGAaacagagagagagaaaacAAGGACAAGGAGAACAAGACTACTGAAGACACCCAGCCATCTACCGACGCTGCTCCCTCGACCGAACCCGCTACCGAGAGCGCTCCTGCCCCCGCTCCCGTcgagactgctgctgaaaacTAA
- the NTA1 gene encoding Nta1p (Amidase; removes the amide group from N-terminal asparagine and glutamine residues to generate proteins with N-terminal aspartate and glutamate residues that are targets of ubiquitin-mediated degradation; GO_component: GO:0005739 - mitochondrion [Evidence IDA] [PMID 14562095]; GO_function: GO:0016787 - hydrolase activity [Evidence IEA]; GO_function: GO:0016810 - hydrolase activity, acting on carbon-nitrogen (but not peptide) bonds [Evidence IEA]; GO_function: GO:0008418 - protein-N-terminal asparagine amidohydrolase activity [Evidence IDA] [PMID 23218487]; GO_function: GO:0008418 - protein-N-terminal asparagine amidohydrolase activity [Evidence IDA,IMP] [PMID 7744855]; GO_function: GO:0070773 - protein-N-terminal glutamine amidohydrolase activity [Evidence IDA] [PMID 23218487]; GO_function: GO:0070773 - protein-N-terminal glutamine amidohydrolase activity [Evidence IMP] [PMID 7744855]; GO_process: GO:0006464 - cellular protein modification process [Evidence IMP] [PMID 7744855]; GO_process: GO:0006807 - nitrogen compound metabolic process [Evidence IEA]; GO_process: GO:0030163 - protein catabolic process [Evidence IMP] [PMID 7744855]) — protein MQSRRKINLFHVRGMLSRKLNVAVLQLNPRIGQVSANIERANRILRNHGFLNETGQPNRRPLDLLILPELAFTGYNFKSRDHITPYLEPTSSGVSSKWAMDISKSLNCHTLVGYPELCSKSNNIYNSAAMFSPSGKVLFNYRKSFLYSADVDWGCSESPDGFQSYTPEFESVALKGLKVQVGICMDLNPYKFEAPFEKFEFANSALENDVSLILCPMAWLNSESPSLQTSDEAKQLKKKQLEHEMDPLEPDVSTLNYWFVRMNPFIKSPPKRKIAFVTCNRSGWEDDILYAGSSQISVFDPALASKNYISFYSTLGQLEEDLIYQEIDVEPQPGSDSPVS, from the coding sequence ATGCAGAGCAGAAGGAAAATTAACTTGTTTCATGTTCGTGGGATGCTGTCGAGGAAGCTGAATGTCGCGGTGCTACAGCTGAACCCGCGGATTGGGCAGGTGTCGGCTAATATTGAGAGGGCTAATAGGATTTTGAGGAACCATGGGTTTTTGAATGAGACTGGACAGCCGAATCGGCGGCCGCTGGATCTGCTGATTCTGCCGGAACTGGCGTTCACGGGGTACAATTTCAAGTCGAGAGACCATATTACGCCCTATTTGGAACCGACAAGCTCGGGGGTGAGCTCGAAATGGGCTATGGATATCTCCAAATCGCTGAATTGCCACACTTTGGTCGGGTACCCGGAATTGTGCTCGAAATCGAACAACATCTACAACTCGGCAGCCATGTTTTCTCCCTCTGGCAAAGTGCTATTCAACTATAGGAAGTCCTTTTTATACTCGGCAGATGTAGACTGGGGCTGTTCTGAGAGTCCTGATGGGTTTCAAAGCTACACTCCAGAGTTCGAATCAGTCGCCCTCAAAGGTTTGAAGGTGCAGGTGGGCATTTGCATGGATCTCAACCCGTATAAATTCGAAGCCCCTTTTGAGAAATTCGAGTTTGCTAATTCTGCTCTAGAGAATGATGTGTCACTGATCCTGTGTCCAATGGCATGGCTCAATAGCGAAAGTCCCAGTTTACAGACCTCAGACGAAGCGAAacaactgaagaagaaacaactCGAGCATGAAATGGATCCTCTGGAACCAGACGTATCTACTCTTAATTACTGGTTTGTGAGAATGAACCCGTTCATTAAAAGCCCTCCAAAACGGAAAATAGCCTTTGTCACTTGTAATAGAAGTGGTTGGGAAGACGACATCCTCTACGCCGGTTCCAGCCAGATCTCGGTCTTCGACCCGGCTCTCGCTTCTAAAAACTACATCAGTTTCTACAGCACACTTGGTCAGCTCGAAGAGGACCTTATATACCAGGAAATCGACGTCGAGCCCCAACCAGGGTCCGACTCTCCTGTTTCGTGA
- the POL12 gene encoding DNA-directed DNA polymerase alpha subunit POL12 (B subunit of DNA polymerase alpha-primase complex; required for initiation of DNA replication during mitotic and premeiotic DNA synthesis; also functions in telomere capping and length regulation; GO_component: GO:0005658 - alpha DNA polymerase:primase complex [Evidence IDA] [PMID 22593576]; GO_component: GO:0005658 - alpha DNA polymerase:primase complex [Evidence IDA] [PMID 3888995]; GO_component: GO:0005635 - nuclear envelope [Evidence IDA] [PMID 15282802]; GO_component: GO:0005634 - nucleus [Evidence IEA,IEA]; GO_component: GO:0005634 - nucleus [Evidence IDA] [PMID 15282802]; GO_component: GO:0005634 - nucleus [Evidence IDA] [PMID 8289832]; GO_function: GO:0003677 - DNA binding [Evidence IEA]; GO_function: GO:0003887 - DNA-directed DNA polymerase activity [Evidence IEA]; GO_function: GO:0003887 - DNA-directed DNA polymerase activity [Evidence IDA] [PMID 1704371]; GO_function: GO:0003887 - DNA-directed DNA polymerase activity [Evidence IDA] [PMID 3888995]; GO_process: GO:0006260 - DNA replication [Evidence IEA,IEA]; GO_process: GO:0006270 - DNA replication initiation [Evidence IMP] [PMID 8289832]; GO_process: GO:0006273 - lagging strand elongation [Evidence IC] [PMID 3888995]; GO_process: GO:0016233 - telomere capping [Evidence IGI,IMP,IPI] [PMID 15132993]) — MDVKLLSSKLGPAIEDSLVLSEWNSMLKIFALSSEDLLYKWESYVVYLDNNDLEFNIDTLKSFQQHLQNELEEKSRKQQQQQQNGHTPSSASRPTPSRLNGTSDILTSMLTPGSGGSISRKRKAVLPMQTPSRIKQRSNAPLSSSPIPSDQLSSPMRGTGGMSMLQTPDRSLSQPIISRGIVETLNGNITKLPFPEGSSENRVKLAVNVNLKKFNYRTMYQKLGDASEILDLQIEDAVSWVKQAYDYDDKLFGNPAYISQDDIIAVGRIVPDSPGEDKINIKSMMLESSRRLSSGMRIQLNFDAIEGQGAVQSFFPGQIVAFSGSNANGRYFAVKKILDLPLLPGTATAKSELFDHVQRQDNGPIQVFAASGPFTGRNNLDFEPLVRFIDYVNEQTHKPDTVILSGPFLDINHPLVQSGSFTIPESYDKSPDTFTLDDIFKAYIKPILTSIDPSIQVIIIPSVKDVISNHTAFPQRPLDRKALELPKNFKCLSNPATFQLNEVVFTASTTDSIADIVSNLVVINGDDNTNKITMAMEHVIRQRRVYPIFPAAKGRDGQITTGLDVPYLGLASIYEGNPDIIITPSMLKHTAQIVNNVVAINPGQLAKGSTGTFASITVNPLSTSDDGDEDEAVTNRVWERARVDIINI; from the coding sequence ATGGACGTGAAACTTCTGTCTTCAAAGCTTGGTCCTGCTATTGAAGACTCGCTGGTGCTTTCAGAATGGAACTCCatgttgaaaatattcGCCCTGTCTTCTGAGGACCTGTTATACAAATGGGAGTCTTATGTTGTTTACCTTGATAATAACGATTTGGAATTCAATATTGACACACTGAAATCATTCCAACAACATCTGCAAAATGAATTGGAAGAGAAATCCagaaaacaacagcagcagcagcaaaacGGACATACTCCGTCTTCTGCTTCACGACCAACTCCTTCACGTCTGAATGGAACTTCTGATATCCTCACATCCATGCTGACTCCTGGTAGTGGGGGCTCTATAtccagaaagagaaaggCTGTGTTACCAATGCAGACCCCTTCTCGTATCAAACAACGATCCAATGCTCCTTTATCTTCGTCGCCGATTCCAAGTGACCAGCTTAGCTCCCCTATGAGAGGCACTGGTGGTATGAGCATGCTTCAGACCCCTGATCGCTCGCTATCTCAACCTATAATTTCTCGTGGAATTGTCGAAACTTTAAATGGCAACATCACAAAACTGCCCTTTCCTGAGGGATCAAGTGAAAACCGCGTGAAACTTGCTGTCAACGTGAATCTTAAAAAATTCAACTATCGTACTATGTACCAGAAACTTGGTGATGCGTCTGAAATTTTAGATCTTCAAATCGAAGATGCTGTCAGCTGGGTCAAACAAGCTTATGATTATGATGATAAATTATTTGGTAATCCAGCATACATCTCGCAGGATGATATTATTGCTGTTGGCAGAATTGTTCCTGATTCGCCAGGTGAGGACAAAATAAACATCAAATCTATGATGCTGGAATCCAGTAGGCGGCTCTCATCAGGTATGAGAATCCAGTTGAATTTTGATGCCATTGAGGGTCAAGGTGCGGTGCAATCGTTTTTCCCAGGCCAAATTGTTGCTTTTAGTGGGTCAAATGCCAATGGTAGATATTTCGCTGTTAAGAAAATATTAGACCTACCACTGTTACCAGGCACAGCTACTGCAAAGAGTGAACTTTTTGACCATGTTCAAAGACAGGATAATGGCCCAATCCAGGTATTTGCAGCGTCCGGTCCATTCACGGGGCGAAACAATCTAGATTTTGAACCTCTGGTAAGGTTCATCGATTATGTGAATGAGCAGACACATAAACCAGATACGGTAATTCTTAGTGGGCCATTTCTTGACATTAACCACCCTCTTGTTCAATCTGGCTCATTTACTATTCCTGAATCATATGATAAATCTCCAGACACCTTTACACTTGACGATATTTTCAAAGCATATATCAAACCGATTTTGACATCGATTGACCCATCTATCCAAGTAATTATTATTCCAAGTGTCAAAGATGTTATCTCCAACCATACAGCATTCCCACAACGACCTCTTGATCGTAAAGCTCTTGAGTTACCAAAGAATTTCAAGTGTCTTTCAAACCCAGCAACCTTCCAATTGAACGAAGTTGTTTTCACTGCTTCGACTACTGACTCTATTGCTGATATCGTCTCAAACTTAGTTGTTATCAACGGTGATGACAATACCAATAAAATCACAATGGCCATGGAACATGTCATCAGACAACGTAGGGTGTACCCAATATTCCCAGCTGCCAAGGGGAGAGATGGTCAAATTACTACAGGACTGGATGTGCCATACCTTGGCCTTGCGTCTATTTATGAAGGTAATCCTGACATTATAATCACGCCTTCTATGCTCAAGCACACGGCACAAATTGTGAATAATGTCGTAGCCATCAATCCTGGCCAATTGGCAAAGGGAAGCACAGGAACATTTGCAAGTATCACTGTTAATCCCTTGTCAACTAGTGATGAcggtgatgaagacgaggcAGTGACTAATAGAGTCTGGGAGAGGGCCAGAGTAGATATCATCaatatttaa